In Quercus lobata isolate SW786 chromosome 12, ValleyOak3.0 Primary Assembly, whole genome shotgun sequence, a genomic segment contains:
- the LOC115970194 gene encoding uncharacterized protein LOC115970194, whose amino-acid sequence MQFKVTTYENTNLDYDKFCKSLALLCIEKTESKLGRTTTLEFSLFVKENSEVIEIEKYSKPGHVNAQLSLKTQVTCVGWDEYLGANEVAFRDGNKPMHVSYWIGSIFNGLVIAIPPLNQATLGVNILVTIPN is encoded by the coding sequence ATGCAATTCAAGGTCACTACTTATGAAAACACAAATTTGGATTATGATAAATTCTGCAAGTCACTTGCATTGCTTTGCATTGAGAAGACAGAGAGCAAACTTGGTAGAACAACGACTTTAGAGTTCTCCTTGTTTGTGAAAGAAAACTCCGAGGTCATTGAGATAGAAAAGTATTCTAAACCTGGACATGTTAATGCACAATTGAGTCTCAAGACTCAAGTcacttgtgtaggttgggatgaATATTTAGGGGCCAACGAGGTAGCTTTTCGTGATGGGAATAAGCCTATGCATGTTTCATATTGGATTGGGTCAATTTTTAATGGTCTTGTCATTGCAATTCCACCTCTTAATCAGGCTACTCTTGGAGTGAACATATTAGTCACAATTCCTAATTAG
- the LOC115970195 gene encoding uncharacterized protein LOC115970195, with amino-acid sequence MMDSVANYGKRLKLPTYHETRVTFLKKEVENMHFTLDRYKNEWKKTGCTLMSDGWTDNRERSITNFLVNSQKGTTFLKSIDTSDISKNVENLFQLLDSLVQEIGEKNVVQVVTDSALAYVSAGEKLMEKKRKIFWNPCVAHCIDLMLHDIGDLPVHANTIKKAKKITFFIYRHIWVLDLMRKYTKGRELARQGVTRFATAYFTLKSIYQQKIGLRSMFASEEWAKSPYAKKSDDINVQLIALSDPKFWPAIKFCLKCVIPLVKVLRLVDGDAKPAMGYIYEAMDRAKEQIRKKLNDVQRRYRPILRIIETRWELQLHRPLHAAAYFLNPKFHYDPNFVANEEVRVGLYEVIERMCPTTLERCRIDLQLEKFDKAEGLFGKEMAILTRTKKQPALWWESYGVHCKEFQNLAICVLSLTCSATGCERNWSTFDHVHTKKRNCLEQQRVNALVFVNYNINLELRQIKREKNGDSYDPICLSDMESDDEWITEKEEPCLPEDTSWMDIHECFEVNEEGCSRKRKRGPRNLNAKKKSKEKVIEVEESEEIVDVGDDEEDVQKDANEEMILQDDEDDNFIDLDYGDDFD; translated from the exons atgatggatTCAGTTGCTAATTATGGCAAGAGATTGAAACTCCCTACTTATCATGAAACAAGGGTGACTTTCTTGAAAAAAGAGGTAGAAAATATGCACTTCACATTGGATAGGTATAAAAATGAGTGGAAAAAAACAGGTTGCACTTTAATGTCAGATGGATGGACGGATAATAGAGAGAGGTCTATCACAAACTTCCTTGTCAATAGTCAAAAGGGAACAACTTTTCTTAAATCTATTGACACCTCCGATATTTCCAAGAACgttgaaaatttatttcaattgcTTGATTCTTTGGTGCAAGAAATTGGAGAGAAGAATGTGGTACAAGTAGTGACAGATAGTGCTTTGGCTTATGTTTCAGCTGGtgaaaaattaatggaaaaaaaacgTAAGATCTTTTGGAATCCTTGTGTTGCCCACTGTATTGATTTGATGCTTCATGACATAGGTGACTTGCCTGTGCATGcaaatactataaaaaaagcaaagaagatcactttttttatttaccgTCATATTTGGGTGCTTGATTTGATGAGAAAATATACAAAAGGGAGGGAATTGGCAAGACAAGGTGTCACAAGATTTGCCACTGCCTACTTCACTTTGAAGAGTATATATCAACAAAAGATTGGATTAAGGTCTATGTTTGCATCTGAGGAATGGGCTAAGAGTCCCTATGCAAAGAAAAGTGATGACATTAATGTCCAATTAATTGCCTTGAGTGATCCAAAGTTTTGGCCTGCTATTAAATTTTGCTTGAAATGTGTGATCCCTTTAGTAAAAGTTTTAAGGCTTGTAGATGGTGATGCAAAACCAGCAATGGGCTACATATATGAAGCTATGGATAGAGCAAAAGAGCAAATCCGGAAAAAATTGAATGATGTGCAAAGGAGATATAGACCTATATTGAGAATTATTGAAACTAGATGGGAGCTTCAGCTTCATAGGCCTTTACATGCAGCAGCTTATTTTCTCAATCCTAA GTTTCATTATGATCCCAACTTTGTTGCAAATGAAGAAGTGAGAGTTGGACTTTATGAAGTGATTGAAAGGATGTGTCCTACAACTTTGGAGAGGTGTAGGATTGATCTACAATTGGAGAAATTTGATAAAGCTGAGGGTTTGTTTGGAAAAGAAATGGCTATACTTACAAGAACAAAGAAGCAGCCAG CATTGTGGTGGGAAAGTTATGGAGTACATTGCAAAGAGTTTCAAAACTTAGCTATATGTGTCTTAAGCCTAACTTGTAGTGCAACGGGATGTGAAAGAAATTGGAGTACTTTTGATCATGTacacactaaaaaaagaaattgtctTGAGCAACAAAGAGTGAATGCTTTGGTGTTTGTAAACTATAATATTAATTTGGAGTTGAGacaaataaagagagaaaagaatggTGACTCATATGATCCAATTTGTCTATCGGATATGGAATCTGATGATGAATGGATTACCGAAAAGGAAGAACCTTGCTTGCCAGAAGATACTTCATGGATGGACATTCATGAATGCTTTGAAGTTAATGAGGAAGGATgtagtagaaaaagaaagagag GTCCAAGAAATttgaatgccaaaaaaaaaagtaaagaaaaagttattgaaGTTGAAGAATCAGAAGAGATAGTGGATGTTggagatgatgaagaagatgtaCAAAAAGATGCCAATGAGGAAATGATTTTgcaagatgatgaagatgataacTTCATTGACTTGGACTATGGAGATGATTTTGATTAG